A single genomic interval of Microbacterium hydrocarbonoxydans harbors:
- the efeB gene encoding iron uptake transporter deferrochelatase/peroxidase subunit produces the protein MTADSPEESAAAASPPTGLSRRGLLGLALGGGVASLAVGVGAGLTGGVALGRARAEADAENAYEFFGAHQAGITTPVQEHLHFAAFDMMPRTDRDDLITLLQDWTYAASRMTQGLEVSATGAVGGDAEVPPDDTGEALGLPASGLTITFGLGPSLFQNEDGDRYGIASRRPESLERLPAFLGDDLDPQTSHGDLCIQACADDPQVAVHAIRNLSRIAFGRARLRWSQLGFGKTSRTTSDQATPRNLFGFKDGTANILADDTAALDESVWVAASDEPSWMAGGSYLVARKIAMLIETWDRVRLSEQDTIIGRDKGVGAPLSGGDEFAAPDFGGSAIDANAHVRLAHPSQNDGIRILRRGFNYVNGNNDLGRLDAGLFFLSYQRDPQQFIALQRRLSTDRMNEYIRHVGSGIWAIPAGAKPGSYVGAGLFD, from the coding sequence GTGACCGCCGATTCCCCTGAGGAGTCGGCGGCCGCGGCCTCCCCGCCGACAGGCCTCAGCAGGCGCGGTCTGCTCGGGCTCGCGCTCGGAGGCGGAGTCGCGTCGCTCGCCGTCGGCGTGGGCGCAGGACTCACCGGAGGTGTCGCGCTCGGCAGGGCGAGAGCGGAGGCGGATGCCGAGAACGCGTACGAGTTCTTCGGCGCGCACCAGGCGGGCATCACGACGCCCGTGCAGGAGCATCTGCACTTCGCAGCGTTCGACATGATGCCGCGCACCGATCGCGACGACCTGATCACGCTGCTCCAGGACTGGACCTACGCCGCCTCGCGCATGACGCAGGGGCTCGAGGTGAGCGCGACGGGGGCGGTGGGCGGCGACGCCGAGGTGCCGCCTGACGACACCGGTGAGGCGCTGGGGCTCCCGGCATCCGGTCTCACGATCACGTTCGGTCTCGGGCCGAGCCTCTTCCAGAACGAGGACGGCGACAGGTACGGCATCGCGAGCCGTCGCCCCGAGTCGTTGGAGCGCCTGCCGGCGTTCCTCGGTGACGATCTCGACCCGCAGACCTCCCACGGCGACCTCTGCATCCAGGCGTGCGCCGATGATCCGCAGGTCGCGGTGCACGCCATCCGCAACCTGAGCCGCATCGCCTTCGGGCGTGCGCGGCTGCGATGGTCGCAGCTCGGTTTCGGCAAGACGTCGCGCACGACGTCCGATCAGGCCACTCCGCGCAACCTCTTCGGATTCAAGGACGGCACGGCGAACATCCTCGCCGACGACACCGCAGCACTCGACGAGAGCGTCTGGGTGGCGGCCTCCGACGAGCCGTCCTGGATGGCGGGCGGCTCTTACCTCGTCGCGCGCAAGATCGCGATGCTCATCGAGACCTGGGATCGCGTGCGACTCTCGGAACAGGACACCATCATCGGGAGGGACAAGGGCGTCGGCGCGCCGCTGTCCGGCGGTGACGAGTTCGCCGCGCCGGATTTCGGCGGGTCGGCGATCGACGCGAACGCGCATGTGCGGTTGGCGCATCCGAGCCAGAACGACGGCATCCGCATCCTCCGCCGCGGCTTCAACTACGTCAACGGCAACAACGACCTCGGCCGGCTGGACGCCGGGCTCTTCTTCCTCTCGTATCAGCGGGATCCTCAGCAGTTCATCGCGCTGCAGAGGCGGCTTTCCACCGACCGGATGAACGAGTACATCCGGCACGTAGGCTCGGGGATCTGGGCGATTCCGGCAGGCGCGAAGCCGGGGTCGTACGTGGGAGCCGGCCTGTTCGACTGA
- the efeO gene encoding iron uptake system protein EfeO, whose translation MTTSLRILGAVAAAGAAALVLSGCVAKSDVAAGASFDVSSTDSACTVSSATAESGTLTFDVSNESGQTSEFYLLAEDGLRIVGEVENIAPSASRTLTVVAQPGSYFTLCKPGMVGEGVGKSEFTVTGERVAVEGEDAEQKQQAVDLYAAFVKDQVGQLVPSVDELVAAYESGDDETARALFPQTRAFYERIEPVAEALGTLDPRIDYREVDAVAEGLDWTGFHRIEKDLWVPAKDALNADGETPAWQDWAPSTPEERADYGDQLLADVQELYDYVHSDDFTTALEDQGIGGISNGAIALLDEVATGKISGEEDWWSGTDLYDFAANVEGSKMAFSLVQDFAAAQGDDGEALVAEIEDGYAALEESLAAHGSLADGFVGYGELTDADKREFTDLINALAEPLSQLTGTVLD comes from the coding sequence ATGACCACCTCTCTCCGTATCCTCGGTGCCGTCGCCGCCGCCGGCGCCGCAGCTCTCGTCCTCAGCGGCTGCGTCGCCAAGAGCGACGTCGCGGCAGGCGCCAGCTTCGATGTCTCCTCGACCGACTCCGCGTGCACGGTCTCCTCGGCCACGGCCGAGAGCGGCACCCTCACGTTCGACGTGTCGAACGAGAGCGGACAGACCTCCGAGTTCTACCTGCTCGCCGAGGATGGACTGCGCATCGTCGGCGAGGTCGAGAACATCGCACCCTCCGCCTCGCGGACGCTCACGGTCGTCGCCCAGCCGGGCAGCTACTTCACGCTCTGCAAGCCCGGCATGGTCGGCGAGGGCGTCGGCAAGTCCGAGTTCACCGTCACCGGCGAGCGAGTCGCGGTGGAGGGTGAGGACGCCGAGCAGAAGCAGCAGGCGGTCGACCTCTACGCGGCGTTCGTGAAGGATCAGGTCGGACAGCTCGTGCCCTCGGTCGACGAGCTGGTGGCCGCTTACGAGTCCGGGGACGACGAGACGGCCCGCGCACTGTTCCCGCAGACCCGCGCGTTCTACGAGCGCATCGAGCCGGTCGCGGAAGCGCTCGGGACGCTGGACCCCCGCATCGACTACCGCGAGGTCGACGCCGTGGCGGAGGGCCTCGACTGGACGGGCTTCCATCGCATCGAGAAGGACCTCTGGGTCCCCGCGAAGGATGCGCTCAACGCCGACGGCGAGACTCCGGCGTGGCAGGACTGGGCTCCGTCCACCCCCGAGGAGCGCGCCGACTACGGTGACCAGCTGCTCGCCGATGTGCAGGAGCTCTACGACTACGTGCACTCGGACGACTTCACGACCGCACTCGAGGATCAGGGGATCGGCGGCATCTCGAACGGCGCCATCGCGCTGCTGGACGAGGTCGCGACGGGCAAGATCTCGGGCGAGGAGGACTGGTGGTCGGGTACCGATCTCTACGACTTCGCCGCGAACGTCGAGGGGTCCAAGATGGCCTTCTCGCTGGTGCAGGACTTCGCCGCAGCCCAGGGCGACGACGGAGAGGCACTGGTCGCGGAGATCGAAGACGGATACGCCGCTCTCGAGGAGTCGCTGGCAGCGCACGGATCCCTCGCAGACGGGTTCGTCGGCTACGGCGAGCTGACCGATGCCGACAAGCGCGAGTTCACCGACCTCATCAATGCCCTCGCCGAGCCGCTCTCACAGCTCACCGGCACGGTCCTGGACTGA
- the efeU gene encoding iron uptake transporter permease EfeU translates to MLPTFLIGLREGLEAALVVGILVAYLRRIGRGDALPRLWAGVGLAVALSLGIGAVLTFGAYALTFEAQELIGGLLSVLAVGMVTWMIFWMQKAGRTMKATLEGGVDRALTHGGIWALIAVGFVSVAREGIETTLFLWSMVQSLGDTPSALLGAVLGILAAVTIGWLLARGAVRLDLRRFFTWTSGFLVIVAAGVLAYAIMDLQEAGALPGPFTSAAPLDPATGAVALGWGAFPFGWAFDVSNVVAPSGAWAAILQATIGFMPRMTWLQVAAWALYLLVVGIFFVRGLRPRKVAGARASAPGPVVQDPSVPTLTQQGAV, encoded by the coding sequence GTGCTTCCCACTTTCCTGATCGGTCTTCGCGAAGGCCTCGAAGCGGCGCTCGTCGTCGGCATCCTCGTCGCCTACCTGCGGCGGATCGGCCGAGGCGACGCACTTCCCCGGCTCTGGGCGGGGGTCGGCCTCGCCGTCGCGCTCTCGCTCGGTATCGGTGCGGTCCTGACGTTCGGCGCGTACGCGTTGACTTTCGAGGCGCAGGAGCTGATCGGCGGACTCCTCTCCGTGCTCGCGGTCGGAATGGTCACCTGGATGATCTTCTGGATGCAGAAGGCAGGGCGCACCATGAAGGCCACCCTCGAGGGCGGCGTCGACAGGGCGCTCACGCACGGCGGCATCTGGGCGCTGATCGCCGTCGGCTTCGTCTCCGTCGCCAGAGAGGGCATCGAGACGACGCTCTTCCTCTGGTCGATGGTCCAGTCGCTCGGCGACACCCCGTCGGCGCTGCTCGGTGCCGTCCTCGGCATCCTGGCCGCCGTGACGATCGGCTGGCTGCTCGCGCGCGGTGCCGTGCGTCTGGACCTCCGTCGATTCTTCACCTGGACCAGCGGGTTCCTCGTCATCGTCGCCGCGGGTGTGCTCGCCTACGCGATCATGGATCTGCAGGAGGCCGGTGCCCTGCCCGGACCGTTCACGTCGGCTGCGCCTCTCGACCCGGCCACGGGCGCCGTCGCACTGGGCTGGGGCGCGTTCCCGTTCGGCTGGGCGTTCGACGTGTCGAACGTCGTCGCTCCTAGCGGCGCCTGGGCAGCGATCCTCCAGGCGACGATCGGGTTCATGCCGCGCATGACGTGGCTCCAGGTCGCGGCATGGGCGCTGTACCTGCTCGTCGTAGGCATCTTCTTCGTCCGAGGCCTCCGCCCCCGTAAGGTCGCCGGCGCGCGCGCGTCCGCGCCCGGACCGGTGGTCCAGGACCCATCGGTCCCCACTCTCACCCAGCAAGGAGCAGTATGA
- a CDS encoding isopenicillin N synthase family dioxygenase encodes MADLSLPILDLSQLDAGPEAASRFRDDLRAATHDVGFFYLTGTGVSPELEARLHRAALDFFALPEADKLAIENVNSPHFRGYTRVGGERTQGKVDWREQIDIGPEREPVEGGPAFNRLTGPNLWPAAQPELKEVVSEWHDALTEIARKLLRAWALTLGADESYFDEPFREPSTLIKIVRYPGTHEPEPQQGVGAHKDSGVLTLLWVEPGKGGLQVERNGEWVSAPPVPGAFVVNIGELLEYATGGYLKATNHRVISPRAPEERISIPFFFNPALDQQLPLLELPADLAAEATGITEDPTNPIHATYGENAMKSRLRAHPDVAAIHHPDLVGAKA; translated from the coding sequence ATGGCTGATCTCTCGCTTCCCATCCTCGACCTGTCCCAGCTGGATGCCGGCCCCGAGGCCGCGTCGCGGTTCCGCGACGACCTCAGGGCCGCGACCCACGACGTGGGGTTCTTCTACCTGACCGGAACCGGCGTCTCCCCCGAACTCGAAGCCCGCCTGCATCGTGCGGCGCTGGACTTCTTCGCGCTGCCCGAGGCCGACAAGCTCGCGATCGAGAACGTCAACAGCCCGCACTTCCGCGGGTACACCCGCGTGGGAGGCGAGCGCACCCAGGGCAAGGTCGACTGGCGGGAGCAGATCGACATCGGCCCCGAGCGCGAACCCGTCGAGGGCGGCCCTGCCTTCAACCGCCTCACCGGCCCGAACCTCTGGCCTGCGGCTCAGCCCGAGCTCAAGGAGGTCGTGTCGGAGTGGCACGACGCCCTCACCGAGATCGCCCGCAAGCTGCTGCGCGCCTGGGCGCTGACGCTCGGAGCGGACGAGTCGTACTTCGACGAGCCCTTCCGCGAGCCGTCGACCCTGATCAAGATCGTCCGCTACCCGGGCACTCACGAGCCGGAGCCCCAGCAGGGAGTGGGGGCGCACAAGGATTCGGGCGTGCTGACGCTCCTCTGGGTGGAGCCCGGCAAGGGCGGACTGCAGGTGGAGCGGAACGGTGAATGGGTGTCGGCCCCGCCCGTTCCCGGCGCATTCGTCGTGAACATCGGAGAACTGCTGGAGTACGCGACCGGCGGCTACCTCAAGGCCACGAATCACCGCGTGATCTCGCCACGGGCACCCGAGGAGCGCATCTCGATCCCGTTCTTCTTCAACCCCGCCCTCGACCAGCAGCTGCCGCTGCTCGAGCTGCCTGCCGATCTGGCCGCCGAGGCCACCGGTATCACTGAGGACCCGACCAACCCGATCCATGCCACCTACGGCGAGAACGCCATGAAGTCGCGGCTGCGCGCCCACCCCGACGTGGCAGCGATCCATCATCCTGATCTCGTCGGCGCGAAGGCCTGA
- the rpsO gene encoding 30S ribosomal protein S15 — translation MALEADVKKAIIEEYATHPGDTGSPEVQAAMLTQRIKDLTEHLKEHKHDHHSRRGLFLLVGQRRRLLGYLQSVDIERYRSLIARLGLRR, via the coding sequence ATGGCACTGGAAGCAGACGTCAAGAAGGCGATCATCGAAGAGTACGCGACGCACCCCGGTGACACCGGATCCCCCGAGGTGCAGGCCGCGATGCTGACGCAGCGCATCAAGGACCTCACGGAGCACCTGAAGGAGCACAAGCACGACCACCACTCGCGTCGTGGCCTGTTCCTGCTCGTGGGTCAGCGCCGTCGTCTGCTCGGCTACCTCCAGAGCGTCGACATCGAGCGTTACCGCTCGCTGATCGCACGCCTGGGCCTTCGCCGATAA
- a CDS encoding MFS transporter: protein MSSARSHLIDLSPLRASPAFARMWIGSVLAGIGGQLTIVTVMLHVFELTGSTFAVSMIAVAGLVPMILAGLYGGMLADAFDRRKVALIAASVTFASTALLAALTWTGSETIWWLYALSIINSAANSVGMATRTAIIPRLIPREKLAAASALNGVAFGLTVMAGPAVAGILVALTGYGWTYTLDVVLMLSMFLGLWSLPALRPEGEIVRPGLASLVDGWRFLRRAGNIRMQYVIDIIAMTFGQPLVLFPAVGTVILGGGAVTTGILTAAVAAGTFASSLFSGRVVQYRWHGRGIERAVEAYGASILLFGIVLLIGAMSGSATEQGPEIGLIVAACVALAISGASDNVSSIYRNTMMQAAVPDAMRGRLQGVFIIVVAGGPRIGALYAGTLATLTTLWFPPLLGGLLVITLVALLARRSPRFRGYDAENPEP, encoded by the coding sequence GTGAGCTCTGCGCGCAGCCACCTGATCGATCTCAGCCCCCTCAGGGCCAGCCCGGCATTCGCCCGCATGTGGATCGGCTCGGTGCTCGCAGGCATCGGCGGCCAGCTCACGATCGTCACCGTGATGCTGCACGTCTTCGAACTCACCGGCAGCACCTTCGCGGTGTCGATGATCGCCGTCGCTGGACTCGTTCCGATGATCCTCGCCGGTCTCTACGGCGGGATGCTCGCCGACGCATTCGACCGGCGGAAGGTGGCGCTCATCGCGGCGAGCGTGACGTTCGCATCGACGGCGCTGCTCGCCGCACTCACATGGACCGGATCGGAGACGATCTGGTGGCTGTATGCGCTCAGCATCATCAACTCGGCGGCGAACTCGGTCGGCATGGCCACGCGCACGGCGATCATCCCCCGCCTCATCCCCCGCGAGAAGCTCGCTGCCGCTTCGGCGCTGAACGGCGTCGCATTCGGGCTCACGGTGATGGCCGGACCCGCGGTGGCGGGCATCCTCGTCGCGCTCACCGGATACGGCTGGACCTACACGCTCGACGTGGTGCTCATGCTGTCGATGTTCCTCGGCCTATGGAGCCTTCCTGCGCTGCGCCCGGAGGGCGAGATCGTACGACCCGGCCTCGCGTCACTGGTCGACGGCTGGCGGTTCCTGCGGCGAGCGGGCAACATCCGGATGCAGTACGTCATCGACATCATCGCGATGACCTTCGGACAGCCGCTCGTGCTCTTCCCGGCCGTCGGAACGGTGATCCTCGGCGGAGGTGCGGTGACCACCGGCATCCTGACGGCCGCCGTGGCTGCCGGCACCTTCGCGTCGAGTCTGTTCTCGGGCCGGGTCGTGCAGTATCGCTGGCACGGACGCGGCATCGAGCGCGCGGTCGAGGCCTACGGGGCGTCGATCCTGCTGTTCGGCATCGTCCTGCTCATCGGCGCGATGTCCGGCTCAGCCACCGAGCAGGGCCCCGAGATCGGCCTGATCGTCGCGGCATGCGTCGCACTGGCGATCTCCGGCGCATCGGACAACGTCAGCTCGATCTATCGCAACACGATGATGCAGGCTGCCGTACCCGACGCCATGCGCGGGCGCCTTCAGGGCGTCTTCATCATCGTCGTCGCGGGCGGGCCGCGCATCGGCGCCCTCTATGCCGGCACGCTGGCGACGCTCACGACGCTGTGGTTCCCTCCCCTGCTGGGCGGCCTGCTCGTGATCACCCTGGTCGCGCTGCTCGCACGACGCAGCCCGCGATTCCGCGGCTACGACGCAGAGAACCCCGAGCCCTGA
- a CDS encoding YceI family protein: MTSIDIPGYRAGTWVLDPSHSEVTFSVRHMMISKVRGTFGVKSATLIAPENPLDARVEASVDVTSIDTKDEGRDTHLRSGDFFDTENFPTMEFVSTGARAENGELFVDGDLTIRGITKPVSFELDFGGFGSDPWGNYKAGASAKTVINREDFGLTWNAALETGGVLVGKDVTISLDLQGALQQD; the protein is encoded by the coding sequence ATGACCAGCATCGACATCCCCGGCTACCGCGCAGGCACCTGGGTGCTCGACCCGTCGCACAGCGAGGTCACCTTCAGCGTGCGTCACATGATGATCTCCAAGGTGCGCGGCACCTTCGGCGTCAAGAGCGCGACTCTCATCGCTCCCGAGAACCCGCTCGACGCTCGCGTCGAGGCCAGCGTCGACGTCACCTCGATCGACACCAAGGACGAGGGTCGCGACACCCACCTGCGTTCGGGCGACTTCTTCGACACCGAGAACTTCCCGACGATGGAGTTCGTCTCCACCGGCGCACGTGCCGAGAACGGCGAGCTCTTCGTCGACGGCGACCTCACCATCCGCGGCATCACGAAGCCGGTCAGCTTCGAGCTCGACTTCGGCGGCTTCGGTTCCGACCCGTGGGGCAACTACAAGGCGGGCGCGTCGGCGAAGACGGTCATCAACCGCGAGGACTTCGGTCTGACCTGGAACGCCGCGCTCGAGACGGGCGGCGTGCTGGTCGGCAAGGACGTCACGATCAGCCTCGACCTGCAGGGTGCTCTGCAGCAGGACTGA
- a CDS encoding FKBP-type peptidyl-prolyl cis-trans isomerase, with translation MTDRTKPEFDAPTGPAPAELVIRDIIEGDGTEAKPGDTVTVHYAGVEFESGEEFDSSWGRGETIQFPLRGLIQGWQDGIPGMKVGGRRELVIPPHLAYGPVGSGHFLSGKTLIFIIDLVAVG, from the coding sequence ATGACTGATCGCACAAAGCCTGAGTTCGACGCCCCGACCGGCCCCGCTCCCGCGGAGCTCGTGATCCGCGACATCATCGAAGGAGACGGCACCGAGGCCAAGCCCGGTGACACCGTGACCGTGCACTACGCCGGTGTCGAGTTCGAGTCCGGCGAGGAGTTCGACTCCTCCTGGGGTCGTGGCGAGACCATCCAGTTCCCGCTCCGCGGCCTGATTCAGGGCTGGCAGGACGGCATCCCCGGCATGAAGGTCGGCGGTCGTCGTGAACTCGTCATCCCGCCCCACCTCGCCTACGGCCCCGTCGGCAGCGGGCACTTCCTGTCCGGCAAGACCCTCATCTTCATCATCGATCTGGTCGCCGTCGGCTGA
- a CDS encoding alpha/beta hydrolase — MTTFVLIHGAGDTAWSWHLVAAALAARGHDVVAPDLPGDDDTLTLDDYADAAAAAVGDQRGGIVVGHSFGGFTAPLVAERIAADGLVLLAAMIPSPGETPGQWWDRTGFAAAVVSQAARDGGLTGNPDPFVGFYHDVPRALAEESLGRERAHPSQAAMSAPWPLESWPDVATTMIVCTEDRFFPAEFLRGLALERLGIVADEIVAGHCVALSRPDELAGMLIGFAEELHPTIR, encoded by the coding sequence ATGACCACCTTCGTCCTGATCCACGGTGCGGGTGACACCGCGTGGTCATGGCACCTGGTCGCGGCGGCGCTCGCGGCCCGCGGTCATGACGTGGTCGCCCCTGACCTCCCGGGCGATGATGACACGCTCACGCTCGATGACTATGCGGATGCCGCGGCAGCCGCCGTCGGGGACCAGCGAGGCGGCATCGTGGTCGGGCACTCCTTCGGAGGGTTCACCGCGCCGCTCGTCGCCGAGCGGATCGCAGCCGACGGACTGGTGCTGCTCGCGGCCATGATCCCGAGTCCTGGTGAGACCCCGGGCCAGTGGTGGGATCGCACGGGATTCGCTGCGGCGGTCGTGTCCCAGGCCGCGCGAGATGGAGGCCTCACGGGCAACCCCGACCCGTTCGTGGGCTTTTATCACGACGTGCCGCGCGCGCTCGCGGAGGAGTCGCTGGGTCGGGAGAGAGCACACCCATCCCAGGCGGCGATGTCAGCGCCGTGGCCGCTCGAATCGTGGCCCGACGTGGCGACGACGATGATCGTCTGCACGGAGGACCGCTTCTTCCCCGCCGAGTTCCTTCGTGGACTCGCCCTCGAGAGACTCGGCATCGTCGCGGATGAGATCGTCGCCGGTCACTGCGTCGCGCTCAGTCGTCCGGACGAGCTCGCCGGGATGCTGATCGGCTTCGCCGAGGAGCTGCATCCGACGATCCGCTGA
- a CDS encoding PrsW family intramembrane metalloprotease gives MSSGGPTQPSPYTPPPAPQQQPMPPQYAQPQPPQGQPQPPQGQPQPPQGQPPQPPHPQYAPQPGYPQQQPTQQPGYQQQAHAPQQYSAQQYAQSNYTPAAFAQRPGYASVLAQPTPYSPPAPAAPSPAQGLPALPPARRGGRIALFSLFGFLGLLMLALIAYFGLFLGPLASIIGLVLALVPLAIVFFVVRMIDRWEPEPKSLVFFAVAWGAIAAVGLTLLVDIGLTMLFGLRGEVAGAVVQAPIVEELWKGVGVFLIFLIARRSFDGPVDGVVYGALVGAGFAFTENIQYFAVSLIEGGGGQLTVTFILRAVMSPFAHAMFTSLTGLAIGLAARRHASTGSALGFGVLGMLGAMVLHALWNGSSFVNFFLLYFVLQVPLFIGFILGIIALRREESRLTKARLGDYAAAGWFTPEEVTMLATPAGRKTGLAWAAQLRGDRRPLMREFIKDATMLASVRQRAITGRDPMAPADEQALLARTRAARAGLLAY, from the coding sequence ATGAGTTCCGGAGGACCGACCCAGCCATCGCCGTACACGCCGCCGCCCGCGCCGCAGCAGCAGCCGATGCCTCCGCAGTATGCGCAGCCGCAGCCGCCCCAGGGCCAGCCGCAGCCGCCCCAGGGCCAGCCGCAGCCGCCCCAGGGCCAGCCGCCGCAGCCGCCGCACCCGCAGTACGCGCCGCAGCCCGGGTATCCGCAGCAGCAGCCGACCCAACAACCGGGGTACCAGCAGCAGGCTCACGCACCGCAGCAGTACTCCGCTCAGCAGTACGCGCAGTCGAACTACACTCCCGCCGCGTTCGCCCAGCGCCCCGGTTACGCGTCCGTGCTGGCGCAGCCGACGCCGTACTCTCCGCCGGCACCGGCGGCACCCTCTCCGGCGCAGGGGCTGCCCGCGCTGCCGCCCGCCCGCCGCGGCGGGCGCATCGCCCTCTTCTCGCTGTTCGGTTTCCTCGGGCTGCTCATGCTCGCCCTCATCGCCTACTTCGGGCTCTTCCTCGGGCCGCTCGCCTCGATCATCGGCCTGGTGCTCGCCCTCGTGCCGCTCGCGATCGTGTTCTTCGTCGTGCGGATGATCGATCGGTGGGAACCAGAGCCCAAGTCCCTCGTGTTCTTCGCGGTCGCGTGGGGCGCGATCGCGGCCGTCGGGCTCACTCTGCTCGTCGACATCGGCCTCACCATGCTGTTCGGCCTCAGGGGAGAGGTGGCGGGCGCAGTCGTCCAGGCCCCGATCGTCGAGGAGCTCTGGAAGGGCGTCGGCGTCTTCCTGATCTTCCTGATCGCCCGTCGGTCCTTCGACGGTCCGGTCGACGGAGTCGTCTACGGAGCGCTGGTCGGAGCCGGCTTCGCGTTCACCGAGAATATCCAGTACTTCGCGGTCAGCCTGATCGAGGGCGGGGGAGGTCAGCTGACCGTCACGTTCATCCTGCGCGCCGTGATGTCGCCGTTCGCCCACGCGATGTTCACCTCTCTGACGGGGCTCGCGATCGGTCTGGCCGCGCGTCGTCACGCCTCCACCGGCTCGGCGCTCGGGTTCGGCGTCCTCGGGATGCTCGGCGCGATGGTCCTTCACGCGTTGTGGAACGGCTCATCCTTCGTGAACTTCTTCCTGCTCTACTTCGTGCTCCAGGTGCCGCTGTTCATCGGCTTCATCCTGGGCATCATCGCGCTTCGTCGTGAGGAGTCGCGTCTGACGAAGGCACGCCTCGGCGACTACGCGGCGGCGGGGTGGTTCACGCCGGAAGAGGTGACGATGCTCGCGACTCCCGCGGGACGCAAGACCGGGCTCGCGTGGGCGGCGCAGCTGCGCGGCGACCGGCGTCCGCTGATGCGCGAGTTCATCAAGGACGCGACGATGCTCGCCTCCGTCCGCCAACGCGCCATCACCGGTCGCGACCCGATGGCCCCGGCGGACGAGCAGGCTCTGCTCGCGAGGACGAGGGCCGCCAGGGCAGGGCTCCTGGCCTACTGA
- a CDS encoding fumarylacetoacetate hydrolase family protein, with amino-acid sequence MRFAHLRRADSPAVHLAVVEGADAILVSDLLSDPPATLQQLIEGGEQTLDALRSALDGDVPRHPLDGWDYASAVIAPPAVLAVGLNYAAHSSELGLKTDAAPTVFTLWPNSLTGHEQTTSWPRSLSEAVDYEAELGVLIGTPAKDTAEADALSHVWGYTVVNDITARNVQFSEAQWSRCKSFDGFTPTGPFAVTADEIADPQDLHIWAVVDGQTVQDASTDQMVRSVAKLIAHLSQSLTLLPGTLISTGSPGGAGYSRDPQIFLRDRSTVTVGIDGIGELTTHCRVLD; translated from the coding sequence ATGCGGTTCGCTCATCTGCGTCGTGCCGACTCCCCCGCTGTGCATCTCGCAGTGGTGGAGGGTGCCGATGCCATCCTCGTCTCCGATCTCCTCTCCGACCCCCCTGCGACCCTGCAGCAGCTGATCGAGGGCGGCGAGCAGACCCTCGACGCTCTGCGCTCGGCTCTCGACGGCGACGTGCCGCGGCATCCGCTGGACGGCTGGGACTACGCATCCGCCGTGATCGCTCCCCCTGCCGTGCTTGCCGTCGGCCTCAACTACGCCGCGCACTCGAGCGAGCTCGGACTGAAGACGGATGCCGCGCCGACGGTCTTCACGCTGTGGCCCAACTCGCTCACCGGCCACGAGCAGACCACCTCGTGGCCGCGCTCGCTCAGCGAAGCCGTGGACTACGAGGCCGAGCTGGGCGTCCTGATCGGCACCCCGGCCAAGGACACCGCAGAGGCGGACGCCCTCTCGCACGTCTGGGGGTACACGGTCGTCAACGACATCACCGCCCGCAACGTCCAGTTCTCCGAGGCGCAGTGGTCGCGGTGCAAGTCCTTCGACGGCTTCACTCCCACCGGACCGTTCGCCGTCACCGCGGATGAGATCGCCGACCCCCAGGATCTGCACATCTGGGCGGTCGTCGACGGACAGACCGTCCAGGACGCCAGCACGGATCAGATGGTGCGGTCGGTCGCGAAGCTCATCGCGCACCTCTCGCAGTCGCTGACGCTGTTGCCCGGCACGCTCATCTCCACGGGAAGTCCCGGCGGCGCCGGCTACTCCCGCGACCCGCAGATCTTCCTTCGCGATCGCTCGACCGTCACGGTCGGCATCGACGGGATCGGCGAGCTCACGACCCACTGCCGAGTGCTGGACTGA